A single window of Pygocentrus nattereri isolate fPygNat1 chromosome 24, fPygNat1.pri, whole genome shotgun sequence DNA harbors:
- the otud7b gene encoding OTU domain-containing protein 7B, whose product MTVDMDAVLSDFVRSTGAEPGLARDLLEGKNWDLTAALSDFEQLRQVHAGSLSYTFSEEREQAVAERDMARVGRPLLHRQDEVVQATEKRLSRGISHASSTIVSLARSHVSSTSCGGSSEPLLDTPLCTFQLPDLTVYRDDFRGFIERDLIEQSMMVALEHAGRLNWWTKLGPGCQSLLPLATSGDGNCLLHAASLGMWGFHDRDLMLRKSLYALMDHGQEREALKRRWRWQQTMQNKESGLVYTEEEWQKEWNELLKLASSEPRIHYSTNGTNGAESQEEPVYESLEEFHVFVLAHVLRRPIVVVADTMLRDSGGEAFAPIPFGGIYLPLEVPANKCHRSPLVLAYDQAHFSALVSMEQKDSSKEQVVIPLTDSDHKMLPVHFAVDPGKDWEWGKDDADNVMLASVTLSLEAKLHLLHTYMNVTWLPLPCEVQQAPLAQPESPTASAGEDARTPPDSGESDKESVSSSSNGNGDCSATGSVGAAKSGGGSSSSSSSSSNSSAGTTGTLGKEKKDKKDKEKDKDKDKKRADSVANKLGSFGKSLGSKLKKNVGGLMTGKTATGSGGKPSEGTEKKKGSLRGRKGSKDGSPSIQTGSEDSGKGSPSSGSERQNGNSSSSESDPYKYSSDVKVSLSILRAAMQGERRYIFAGLLTTSNRQPYQEEMIQRYLADAEERFRAEQEQRREAERKSGVVNGVQLKKEPSDLGYRSFESKEDAIDGAPPTFKSASFSPSMYSGVVPIPRPTFIDQSPAPLSQHLHMHGYIDARRQLAGGSPSTYPGLPSYATLPRHCPLAQGPPHPQYHPPVPSATVVSPSRVTPCFTSYPQEQEPLDFLADSQGGGYANGPRDPRSNLDSRSGPPPVRHYSLGSAGGLASLQSSRCRTPSCNYYGHPETCNYCSYCYREELKRRETEPAIHRF is encoded by the exons GCAAGAACTGGGACCTGACGGCTGCACTGAGCGATTTTGAGCAGCTGAGGCAGGTGCATGCTGGGAGCCTGTCCTACACATTTTCAGAGGAGAGGGAGCAGGCCGTGGCCGAGAGGGACATGGCCAGGGTGGGCCGGCCTCTCCTGCACCGGCAGGACGAAGTGGTGCAAG CCACAGAGAAACGTCTGTCTCGTGGAATCTCTCACGCCAGCTCCACAATCGTGTCGCTGGCCCGCTCTCACGTGTCCAGCACAAGCTGTGGTGGCAGCAGTGAGCCGCTCCTGGACACACCTCTCTGCACCTTCCAGCTGCCTGACCTCACCGTCTACCGGGACGACTTCCGCGGCTTCATCGAAAGGGACCTTATCGAGCAGTCCATGATGGTGGCTCTAGAGCATGCTG GCCGGCTGAACTGGTGGACAAAGTTGGGCCCAGGCTGTCAGAGTCTGTTGCCTTTGGCTACTAGTGGAGATGGAAACTGTCTCCTCCACGCTGCCTCTCTAG GTATGTGGGGCTTCCACGACCGTGACCTGATGCTGCGGAAGTCGCTCTATGCGCTCATGGACCACGGCCAGGAGAGAGAGGCACTGAAGCGCAGATGGAGGTGGCAGCAGACCATGCAGAACAAAGAG tcaGGGCTGGTGTACACTGAGGAGGAGTGGCAGAAGGAGTGGAACGAGCTGTTGAAACTGGCCTCCAGTGAACCCAGGATACACTACAGCACCAATGGCACCAACGG GGCGGAGTCGCAGGAGGAGCCGGTGTATGAGAGTTTAGAGGAGTTCCACGTGTTTGTGCTGGCTCATGTGCTTCGCCGACCTATAGTGGTGGTGGCTGACACCATGCTGAGAGACTCTGGAGGAGAGG CTTTTGCTCCAATCCCATTTGGCGGGATTTATCTTCCCCTGGAGGTACCGGCTAACAAGTGTCACCGCTCACCGCTAGTCCTGGCCTACGACCAGGCTCATTTCTCCGCACTGGTTTCAATGGAGCAGAAGGACAGCTCCAAAGAGCAAG TGGTGATTCCTCTGACCGACTCGGATCACAAGATGCTGCCTGTGCACTTTGCTGTAGACCCGGGCAAGGACTGGGAATGGGGCAAAGACGACGCCGACAATGTGATGCTAGCCAG TGTTACTTTATCTCTGGAGGCGAAGCTCCACCTGCTGCACACCTACATGAATGTGACGTGGCTTCCTCTACCTTGTGAGGTACAG CAGGCTCCCCTTGCCCAACCAGAGTCTCCGACAGCTTCAGCCGGAGAGGATGCCCGTACACCCCCTGACTCCGGAGAGTCGGATAAGGAGTCTGTGAGCAGCAGCTCAAACGGTAATGGGGACTGCAGCGCCACAGGGAGTGTTGGAGCAGCAAAATCTGGTGGTGGATCTTCTAGCTCCTCGAGCTCATCCAGCAACAGCTCCGCCGGAACGACTGGGACATTAGGCAAAGAGAAGAAGGACAAAAAGGACAAGGAGAAAGACAAGGACAAAGACAAGAAGCGGGCGGACTCTGTGGCCAACAAGCTGGGCAGCTTTGGCAAGAGCTTAGGCAGTAAgctgaagaaaaatgtagggGGTTTAATGACTGGTAAGACGGCGACGGGCAGCGGGGGCAAACCGTCCGAGGGCACAGAGAAGAAGAAGGGCTCTCTGCGGGGTCGTAAAGGCAGCAAGGACGGCTCGCCCTCCATCCAAACCGGCTCTGAGGACTCTGGGAAAGGCTCGCCCTCTTCAGGAAGCGAGCGGCAGAACGGCAACAGCAGCTCATCCGAGAGCGATCCATACAAGTATAGCTCAGACGTGAAGGTGAGCCTGAGCATCCTTCGGGCAGCCATGCAGGGTGAGAGAAGGTACATTTTTGCCGGTCTTCTGACCACCAGCAATCGGCAACCATACCAAGAGGAGATGATCCAGAGGTACCTGGCTGATGCTGAGGAACGTTTCCGGGCAGAGCAGGAGCAGAGGAGGGAGGCTGAGCGCAAGTCTGGAGTGGTAAATGGGGTACAGCTCAAGAAAGAGCCGTCGGATTTAGGCTACCGAAGCTTTGAGAGCAAGGAGGATGCAATAGATGGAGCTCCGCCTACTTTCAAATCGGCCTCTTTCAGCCCATCAATGTATTCAGGTGTGGTTCCCATCCCCAGACCCACTTTCATCGATCAGTCTCCGGCACCACTTAGCCAGCACCTGCACATGCATGGCTACATTGATGCCCGAAGACAGCTGGCAGGCGGCTCGCCCTCCACTTACCCCGGCCTGCCATCCTATGCCACCCTGCCCCGCCACTGCCCGCTGGCTCAAGGCCCTCCCCACCCTCAGTATCACCCTCCTGTCCCCTCCGCCACAGTGGTCAGCCCATCCCGCGTAACGCCCTGCTTCACTTCGTACCCCCAGGAGCAGGAGCCGCTCGACTTTCTGGCAGACTCACAAGGCGGAGGCTATGCTAACGGCCCAAGGGACCCGCGATCCAATTTGGACAGTCGCAGTGGGCCGCCACCAGTCAGGCACTATTCGCTGGGCAGCGCAGGCGGTTTAGCTAGTCTGCAGTCCAGCCGGTGCCGGACGCCCAGCTGCAACTACTACGGACACCCGGAAACCTGCAACTACTGTTCGTACTGCTACAGggaggagctgaagaggaggGAAACAGAGCCAGCCATACACAGGTTCTGA